AACAATAGTTAAGGGGCTTTTTTATGGTGTTGGAAATAGAAAAAGGGCATAAAAGGGGCAGTATATGCAAATTATCGAATTTTAAACAAAAAAATACGCTCAGATTTGAGCGCATTATCCAAGCTTTACCTGTTCAAGTTTGTTCATCATATCCTTATCCATCTGTTCAGTAACGTGTGAATAAATAGAAAGTGTTGTACGGTGGTCGGAATGGCCTACACGATCCATAATAGCTTCAAGTGACACTCCTTGTTGAGAGAGTAATGATATGTGGCTATGTCTTAATATATGTGAAGAAATTTCTTTTTCAATACCCACATCTTTAGCTGATTCCCTAAGGATTTTATTGAATCTTTCAGTCTGCATTGGGTTGCCTTTATGATTAGTAAATACAAAATTTCTATTTAGATATCCATCATTCCATTTTGAATCCTTTTTGTTCTCCAGTATTGCTTTCTTTAATATCTCGCAACTTCTGCTACTCAATCCAATTGTTCTATAACTAGACTCTGTTTTAGTGGTATCTTTTACACCGAATCCACCAGATTCATCGTGAAACCAATGGATGGTTCCGTTAATATTTAAACTCTTATTATCAAAGTCTATATCTTCATTTTTAATGGCTAACATTTCACCAATACGCATACCATTTAAGGCTTGGAATTCTGTCATGAGTGCAACGAATAAATAAAACCGCTTATGGATACCTGAGTGCATCTTCTGAGCCTTCATATTAATATCTTTGATGATAGATTGTATTTCATTTAATTCGAGGTATTTATTACGTTTAGCTTTCACTTCATCATAAGACTTAATCCTTTTATTTAACGTTATATCTTTTAAAAATTCTAAATCTTGCAGTTTGTAGATGCGTCTAGTGTATTCAAATACATTTTTGAATATGCTTAACGCATCTTTGTTTACTTGATATACATAACCTTTACTATCCATTTCATCGAAAACTTGTTGTGCATATGAAAGTGTTATTTTATTGATTAAAATATCTTCATCTACAAATTTCTTCAAAGTGTTTAGCTTACTCAATTTAGTTTTAATAGTTGTTCTTTTTGACCCAGACGTTTTGATATAATTCTGAAACCACTCATCACATGCGACATGAAAAGTTAATGATTTTAACGTTGTCGGTGTATTATCATTCAGTTTTGCCTCTATACGCTCATTTAAGCGTCTCTGAGCCTCTTTCTGCGACTGCTTACCATTCTTATTGAGAACCACGCTAACACGTCGCCATTTATTTGTGAGAGGGTCTTTGTACTTCTCATAATAGCGATATTTAGTTTCACCATGTTTATTAGTAAATTTCTCGTACCACATGTGAGTGAGCCTCCTAAAAGTCATATTTTGTCATTCTTATTTCATTTTCTTTTTTAATTTTTTCTAAAACATAGTTTATAGTTGGAAGGTTATTTAATGTAATATTTCTATTATTATAAATTTGAGCAAATAGTAATTCGCAGATTTCATCACAAAAGTTTTTATCTGTATCTTCGAAAGATTTAATATCTTCATAGAATAAGTTTTTAAATAAACGTCTACTAACGTTGTCTATAAATAACATGTTTTCATAATATTCAAGATGATAATTAAAATATATAAATAGTCTATCTATAATGTTTTCTTCACTAGAGTATAGGAAAGTCTGCTGAGTGGATACCTTGTGTTACTGATAAATAAGTAGCATAATTAGTATATTTTCTTATAACGTCTTTATCTTTATTAGTCTTTTTATAGTAAAGCACTAAACTATTTATGATATTTGCTGTTCTATGATCTGAATTATTTGATTTTTGATTTTGTTGTAATAAATAAAAATAAATATACTCTATTTTATCATCTATATTTAATACTTCTTTTGCCATTTTATGTGCTGAACCTAATGAAATAATTGGACTGTTATAAAAGTGTAAAATATATTCCGTTTCACCAATTATTTTATTCCCCTTTGAAGTTGGAACATATACTTGTGGTAGTTTAATCGCATTTTCATCTATATTAGTTTTGATTCTTTCTATCAATTCTGGCTTATTTCCACTTAATTTGAGTTTATATTCTCTTAATATTTCTTTTAATTCTGGGACTTTAAGATAAAATAAAGAAACATCAAAATTCGATTTTATATCTAGATAATCTAAGTTGATTAATTTGTTTAGAATTTCATCTACATTAATTTGGTTTTCTAGCAAATAAAAATGATTTTTAACTTCTTTTCCAACTTCTCTATTTTTATTTAGGTGCAATATTAAAATATCGTTAGCATTTAAATCATAATGATAATTATTGTTGTTATCATCTTTAACATCTATAACTAAATCTTGATTATTTTCTTGGACATTTTCATTCAATTTTACTTGGTCTTTATTTAATGTATTAGTTTTATTGTTTGTAATTGACTTTACCTGTTTTACTTTTTTAGTATTATTAGTTTCAATATCATGTGTGATATTATTTTTCCTAATATGGTCATTTGATTGAACAGTGTTAAACTGAGTCGTCTTAGAATTAGATATATTTTTGTGATTAGTATTGGATTTATTGCTTTTATAATCTAAATGATTATGCTTAAACAATTTAACTATACTAAATACAATAAGAGATATAAAAATAGCAAACATAAAAATATCTATAAAAGTCAATTTATTTTGAGTAACTTCATTTATTCCTCCAAATAGCATTAAAATAGAAAATATCAATAGAAAGCAATAAAATATCTTTTTCATTATTTTCCCCTTTGCTTAATTTTGTATTATTTTTGATTTTCATCATTATATATTCTTTGAATTACTGAATTAACAATCTCGCTTAACATTTTTTTATCGCTTTCTGATAAAACTTCATTAAAACCAAGAGAATTTTTGTTATCTATGCCACTATAAAACAGCTTATATTCAGACTGGTTTAATAGCCATTTTAAATCAAAGTAAGGCTCGTCTATTTCCTCAATTTGGTATTGATTAAATTCGTTCATAGTAAGTTTAATTTCTTTTCTTTGGATTTTACTTGAATGCTTTTTTTGTTTTTCTCGGAATTTTTTAACAAACTCGTCATATTCTGTTCTCAATTGTTCATAGCTTATTTTTTTGTTTTCACTAAATATAGTTAGTAATTTTTCAATATCATCATGCATTTGAGATTGATCCATAAACAATACATACCAAAATAAAATATTTTTAGATGGAAAGCGCTTACCATTTTCTAATTTACTAACATACACATCTGATACACCTAAGTACTTTGAAAGAGTATCTAAAGTTAAATCTTCTGCTTTTCTAAAATTTTTAAGAATGTTTGAAAAATCTTCAAGACTATTTTGTTGCATGTTTTATCAATCCTCCTGTAAATATCCTATTGTCTATGTTGATTATTATACTTTTATTCTTATTGTTCGTAAACAAGTAATTAAAAACTTGCCAAAAGGAAGCTAAGATGTTACTATTTGTTTGTAAACAAAATTAAAGTTTACAAACATTTAGCGTGAGGAGGTGTTTTTATGATTGCTAAAGTGAATTATTTGAAACGTTTGATTGCATTTGAAGGATTGAGTTTAAAAGATTTTGCAAGCGAAATAGAAGTGAATTCTAACTTTTTGAATTCCATTGTTAATGGTAAAAGAACGACATCCCCAAAAACAGCTAATAAAATAGCGAAAAGACTCAATGTTGATATAAAAGATATTTTCATCTTTATAGAAGAAAAAGAGGAGGTCAAATAAATGGCTAGAACAAAGTTGAAAGATATACCGACTAAGGAAAATACAATCAGTGAACCAAAACAAGTTGTAGTAAAACCACTGTTTGCTAAACCAAACGCGCTAGCAAGTATTTTTGGTATTTCGTATAGTTCGACAAATCGTATTTTAAAAGAGTGGGAGAAAGATCCTAAAGGTGTTGACGATTTGTATTATTCATTGTCATCAACTATGACGGTTATCAGTATTCCTAGATTTGAGGAGTACATGAAGAAACGTCATAAAAAATGGATGTAGGAGGCAAGGCAATGAAAATGTACTTAACTTATATTTGCTTAGTTTCATTGTTAACAATACTATTACTAGCAATATCTAACATGTATGTCGCTTTTAGTGTGTACGGCATGATGGTAACTTATGGATTTAATTTAACAGGAGAGATTACAACGTGCGAAAACAAGTGATTATTACAAAAACAGTAGTTGGCTGGTACAACATTAAAGATACTCAACATAATTTAATGTTAAATATACCGCCAAAAGTATTTGAACAGTGCTTTCCTGATGTTAGTAAAGATGTTCAAGTTGCGTGTTTAGAAATGGATTTATCAAAAATTACAGAAATTAAAAATAAGAAAAAGGTAGGTAGTTAAGATGAAAATCAAACAAAAATATCAATTATCAAAAGTGGTTAAAGTATTAGAAGTAGTATTATACGAGAAAAGTAAAACTTATGATGATATTAGTTATCTCAATGAGGATACAGCATTTTATGAATATGCTTTAAAGTTAGTTCATAATGGATTGTTCAATATTCTTGCTGAATTAGATTTTGAAGATGAAGCATTTTTAATTCTTGATGAAGTAACAATGACGCTAAGTGATGTCATGAAAGAAACACAACACGTTTACCGTTATAGTGTCATAGACGAAAAAGGTGAACATAAACATACAACAGATCGCAAAGGACACGTGATTGGAATGTTAGAGTGGGCATTAGATTACATTGTGGGAAATATTGAAGTGGAGGAATTATAAATGAATTGGGAGATTAGAAATTTAATGTGCAATATAGAGATAGTAAAAGAAAAGTTGGAAGATGTAGCGACTACACATACATGGTTTGTAGATGAACGATTTAGGAAGAGATCGTTAAAAACTAAAGAAGAAGCGGTTAATTACGGTCTAGCGTATAACGAACATAGAATTCACAACGAACAAGTTACAGAATTAATGCTTACTTATTTGAAAGAATTAGACGGTTTAATGAATAAGTTTCATGAAATAGAAAAAGCGTCACTTCAAGCCGACCAAAGCGAAAGTAACGCATAGCATTTAATAAAAATAACAGAGTAATTTAAAAATTACATATTTTTATTATAACATTTTTTACTCTGTGAATCACTAGAGGTGCAAAAAATGAATGAAATTAAATTAGAATATGACACACATGTTTCAGTGGTACATTATGAAAGTTTAGACTCACGTTCATTTAAGAGCTTTTCAAAACCTAAATGGAGTAAGTTAATTAATAAACTGTCTGTGCCTATAGAAGCAAATTATAAGTATGCACGTGGTGTTGCTGTTTACGGTGATATTAAAAATGGTGCAAATGATCATGGTGAAATTATCAAAAAGCATCGCAATGACGTTAATGTCGTATACAGAGATGTGATTGTACTTGATTACGATGAAACAAATGATTTAAAGCAATTACATGAAGCAATCAGCTCAGCTTTAAGCAATGTTGCATGGTTTTGGCACACAAGTTACTCGCACAGAACTGAACAAGCTAGAATACGCCTGTATATCCCTCTAAATGAGCGGATAAGTGCAGATGATTATCGTAAATATTCAAAGGTATTAGCAAACAAAATTGGTCATAAAGTTGATGAAGGTTCATATCAGCCAAGTAGATGTTTTGCATTACCAGTTATTCAAAAAGGGCACATATTTATTAAACGAGTGAATGACTGTCCAATTATCGATGTTGATATGCTCGAACAGTGGTCGAAGGAACTTGAACAATCAAATGCTAGTCCTAATGTTATAGGGTACACGCGACGTGATAGTGCGTACTGGCGTGAGTTAAGCTTTGGAACAACCGAAGGCAATCGTAACAATGCACTAGCTAGCTTAGTTGGGCATTTATTAAGATGTCGCGTCAATGATTATATTGTGTATTCATATGCTTTATTATGGGGGCAATTCGCATGTAAACCACCTATGAAAGAACAAGAAATCAACGCCACTTTTCAATCGATATTAAATAAACACTATAACAATTAGAAAGGGGCTTTGTATGGAAACAGGTAAAAGTGATGTACTTGATAAAATTGAAAAAATTAATAAAAAAGATAGTGCCTTACAAGAAATTATACCGAAAGGCTATGAAATTGAACATCATCAATGCGGTGTTGCCTTATATCAACTTATACCAAGTAAAAAAGAAGGTGAACCAGATAAAAAGGTTTTTATCACAAGTACAATCCCTCAAATCACTGAACGCTTTGAAGATATTGAAAGTAACGAAGTCAGCTTTAATATGCTTTTCTATGACAATAAAACGCCTGTAAATATAGCAGTGAGTGCCGAAGAAATTTCAGATAGTCGTCAACTCTTGAAATTGGTTAATAAAAAGCTAGATGTAACATCGTCGACATCTACTAAACTTGTTGACTATATTAATGTATCTAAACGGTATAATCCACCATTAAATGTTAAAGTTGCAACGCGTTTGGGGCATGTGAAAGGTTATTTTATTTATCCTTATCAAGAAGTAATGAAAGACAGCAATGTCAAGTTGTTTAGCAATGATAAAGGGTTTCAAAAGTTAATAGACTCTTTTCGAAGTAAAGGAACACTACAAGGTTACTCTAAAAAGGTGTTTGCTCAAATAAAAGATTTACCAATGGTGATGGTTATGTTGTATGCATCTTTAGGTTCGGTTTTATTAAGAGAATTTGGATTACAGCCCTTTATTGTAGAAATATCAGGTAGTACATCCACAGGTAAAACATTCACACTCAACTTAGTATCAAGTGTTTGGGGAACCAGTGACCTTATTACGACATGGAGTTCTACTCAAAATAGTATTGAATCGATGGCGTCATTTTTGAACTCATTTCCAATGTTTAAAGATGATACACGTAACACACATCCTAAGTTTGTTACCAGTGCCACATATAACTTTTCTAGTGGCGAAAGCAAATCAAGAAGTAATATTAATTTAACACTAAACGCTAAAAAAGAATGGCGAAATATTTTAATTTCTACTGGTGAATCATCTATCGCAAATATGGCTGATGAAAAAGCGGGTGTATCAGCACGTGTAGTTACACTACAAGATCCACCATATCCAGATAATTTTGATTTTACCACATTAGACAAATCGTTTAGGGAGAACTATGGAACGTTAGGGTTGGCATTTATTAAACAATATGAGTCTAAAAAAGACGTGTATAAGAAAGCTTTTGAGAGCTATCAACGGTATTTTAATCAAAAAGGTAGTAATGAAATCATGCAACGTTTAGGACGCGCCTTTGCGTTACTACAAGTTACCGGTGAGGTTTTGAATGATATTGATGGATTTGAACATGATCATTTTAAAATTATTGAACAAGCCTATGACAGCATGGTTAAAAACAATAAGACGATTGATAAACCTAAGCAACTGTTAGAGGAACTATTACAATATTTAGATGCGAATAGAAATAATATTGCTGGTGATGGTTATAGTTCAGTCAAAAATGGCGACATCAAAGCTATATATAAACGTGATTATTTATGTATATTAGGTGAAACAGTCAAAGAGAAGTTAACACACGAATTGCAGACCATCACTGGACAATGGGACAAAAAAGGATATTTAATTAAAGGTGAAAAAGACAGGTTACAAAAACAGGTCAAACATCAAACGGTAAAGTATAGGGGATTTGCTATAAGGCGAGAAGTACTTGAAGAATTGGGTTTTGACTTTTCTAATTCATATAATCCTAATTCTGATTATTGATAAGTACCCATCGGTACCCGTTGAGTACCCAATAAAAAAATAAAACGGGTACTCAATAAACGCAGTAATATCAAGTCTCTAAAGCCATAAGTACCCGAAGTACCCAATGTTTATTAATAGTATTTAATTAAAATAAGTTGTTTTGTAAGAACATTCATATAATACAGGTTTCCTATTATATAAAATACGGGTACAACGGGTACTTTTTGCATAAAGTAACGTAGTGATAAGAGTTTGATAGTACCCGAAGTAAAAGAATCACTGGGGACTCACTGGGTACTAGTCCTCTACTAAAATAAAAAACATCAAATTAATGCTGGAGGTTACACATGGATAAAGAACAACTTAAAAAGTATATATACGATTATGTAAAAGAATATAAGGAGATACCGATATATCAGTTAGAAGATTTGTTTAAAGAACTGAATCACGACTATATAGGGAGAACTAGTATCACACACGATAAGGATGAGAATATTGTGTTTTGGAGTGGATGGAACAAAATTACAATGTTTGGGTTGATTGAATTAGTTAAAAGTGAACAACTTGATTTAGTGTATAGAGGTAGTTTTGTAATGCGTTATTTGTTGGATGGTAGAGTTCCTAATTTACCATTAGCTATTTGTTATCCAGAAGATGGACAACAAACTGACGTGCCCTCATGGGTGCCTATGGTATTAAGAATAAATAAAGAGGAGAAAATCAAATGAACTTAGAAACTATCGTAAACCAATTTGAAACACGAGCAGGCACGTTACTAAGGTACTACACAGGATTATTAGAACATAGTAAAGTGCAACCATGTTGCTTTAAGTTATACAATGATCCATTTGATATGGCATACGTGATGATGAACAGCAAGCTATTCGGTCATGTATATATTAAAGATTGTAAAGTAAGGCAATCATTTGAATTAGCGTCACCTAAGCACACTGAGGGGCTTATAAGAAGCATAGAGGGACATTATGTGGGTTATGAATTACATGACGGTAAAAAGCTTTCTATTAGTGATATGATGGCTAGTCATTTGTTTGAAGATGAGTATTTTATGTATGGATTACAAACATATGCAGAATCAAATAATAGTGATGTGTTTGAGTACCTAGAAAATGGATTTGATACAGATACACTTGAGGGCATTCAATCAAGTAATACTGATATGATAGCGAATATTGAAATGTTGTATCAGTTAGCTACGGGAATCAATGAACCAGCACCAGAGTTAGTTGAGGGATTGAAATTAGTAACTGAGTTTGTACAAGATGAGAATGCGATACAAGAGGATTACAAGGCTTTAGAACGTAAATTGAATGATTTAAAAGCGTCTTACTATAGCTTGAGTAAATAATGTTATGAGGGGTCACATGTAGTGTGTGGCTCCTAATAAAATACTACGATTTTATACGAGGTATAGCAGTTTAAAATGGTTGAGGTACAGAACTTTAAAAAAGTATGAAACGTTGATATTAAGCTATTTTATGGCTTTGAAAATAATAAGGTTATATAAAGGTATTAGCTTTTAAAATCGGAAGGTATACAGTCTTTGAGAATTGAAAAAATGGCAAGATTTGTGCAAGGTGTGCGAACTTTGTTAACGCTAATACAAGCTAAAGTGTGTGTTTTTGGTATAGGCCTAAAACTTAATTTTGTTCGCTATTTGTTCGTGCTATTTTTATCGAACTTAAGTTCTGTATTAAGTTAATGTGAAAAGCCTAATGTTAAGTTTATAACATGATTTTATAAGTGTTATATACGATAAGCTAAACAATTGATAAAACGCGCTATAAAGCGAACGTAAGTTTGTTTTAGACCTGTAAAAAT
This is a stretch of genomic DNA from Staphylococcus roterodami. It encodes these proteins:
- a CDS encoding site-specific integrase; its protein translation is MWYEKFTNKHGETKYRYYEKYKDPLTNKWRRVSVVLNKNGKQSQKEAQRRLNERIEAKLNDNTPTTLKSLTFHVACDEWFQNYIKTSGSKRTTIKTKLSKLNTLKKFVDEDILINKITLSYAQQVFDEMDSKGYVYQVNKDALSIFKNVFEYTRRIYKLQDLEFLKDITLNKRIKSYDEVKAKRNKYLELNEIQSIIKDINMKAQKMHSGIHKRFYLFVALMTEFQALNGMRIGEMLAIKNEDIDFDNKSLNINGTIHWFHDESGGFGVKDTTKTESSYRTIGLSSRSCEILKKAILENKKDSKWNDGYLNRNFVFTNHKGNPMQTERFNKILRESAKDVGIEKEISSHILRHSHISLLSQQGVSLEAIMDRVGHSDHRTTLSIYSHVTEQMDKDMMNKLEQVKLG
- a CDS encoding SAP domain-containing protein: MKKIFYCFLLIFSILMLFGGINEVTQNKLTFIDIFMFAIFISLIVFSIVKLFKHNHLDYKSNKSNTNHKNISNSKTTQFNTVQSNDHIRKNNITHDIETNNTKKVKQVKSITNNKTNTLNKDQVKLNENVQENNQDLVIDVKDDNNNNYHYDLNANDILILHLNKNREVGKEVKNHFYLLENQINVDEILNKLINLDYLDIKSNFDVSLFYLKVPELKEILREYKLKLSGNKPELIERIKTNIDENAIKLPQVYVPTSKGNKIIGETEYILHFYNSPIISLGSAHKMAKEVLNIDDKIEYIYFYLLQQNQKSNNSDHRTANIINSLVLYYKKTNKDKDVIRKYTNYATYLSVTQGIHSADFPIL
- a CDS encoding helix-turn-helix domain-containing protein yields the protein MQQNSLEDFSNILKNFRKAEDLTLDTLSKYLGVSDVYVSKLENGKRFPSKNILFWYVLFMDQSQMHDDIEKLLTIFSENKKISYEQLRTEYDEFVKKFREKQKKHSSKIQRKEIKLTMNEFNQYQIEEIDEPYFDLKWLLNQSEYKLFYSGIDNKNSLGFNEVLSESDKKMLSEIVNSVIQRIYNDENQK
- a CDS encoding helix-turn-helix domain-containing protein; its protein translation is MIAKVNYLKRLIAFEGLSLKDFASEIEVNSNFLNSIVNGKRTTSPKTANKIAKRLNVDIKDIFIFIEEKEEVK
- a CDS encoding helix-turn-helix domain-containing protein, with the protein product MARTKLKDIPTKENTISEPKQVVVKPLFAKPNALASIFGISYSSTNRILKEWEKDPKGVDDLYYSLSSTMTVISIPRFEEYMKKRHKKWM
- a CDS encoding pathogenicity island protein, which encodes MKMYLTYICLVSLLTILLLAISNMYVAFSVYGMMVTYGFNLTGEITTCENK
- a CDS encoding pathogenicity island protein → MRKQVIITKTVVGWYNIKDTQHNLMLNIPPKVFEQCFPDVSKDVQVACLEMDLSKITEIKNKKKVGS
- a CDS encoding pathogenicity island protein; the protein is MKIKQKYQLSKVVKVLEVVLYEKSKTYDDISYLNEDTAFYEYALKLVHNGLFNILAELDFEDEAFLILDEVTMTLSDVMKETQHVYRYSVIDEKGEHKHTTDRKGHVIGMLEWALDYIVGNIEVEEL
- a CDS encoding DUF1474 family protein, encoding MNWEIRNLMCNIEIVKEKLEDVATTHTWFVDERFRKRSLKTKEEAVNYGLAYNEHRIHNEQVTELMLTYLKELDGLMNKFHEIEKASLQADQSESNA
- a CDS encoding primase alpha helix C-terminal domain-containing protein, encoding MNEIKLEYDTHVSVVHYESLDSRSFKSFSKPKWSKLINKLSVPIEANYKYARGVAVYGDIKNGANDHGEIIKKHRNDVNVVYRDVIVLDYDETNDLKQLHEAISSALSNVAWFWHTSYSHRTEQARIRLYIPLNERISADDYRKYSKVLANKIGHKVDEGSYQPSRCFALPVIQKGHIFIKRVNDCPIIDVDMLEQWSKELEQSNASPNVIGYTRRDSAYWRELSFGTTEGNRNNALASLVGHLLRCRVNDYIVYSYALLWGQFACKPPMKEQEINATFQSILNKHYNN
- a CDS encoding DUF927 domain-containing protein produces the protein METGKSDVLDKIEKINKKDSALQEIIPKGYEIEHHQCGVALYQLIPSKKEGEPDKKVFITSTIPQITERFEDIESNEVSFNMLFYDNKTPVNIAVSAEEISDSRQLLKLVNKKLDVTSSTSTKLVDYINVSKRYNPPLNVKVATRLGHVKGYFIYPYQEVMKDSNVKLFSNDKGFQKLIDSFRSKGTLQGYSKKVFAQIKDLPMVMVMLYASLGSVLLREFGLQPFIVEISGSTSTGKTFTLNLVSSVWGTSDLITTWSSTQNSIESMASFLNSFPMFKDDTRNTHPKFVTSATYNFSSGESKSRSNINLTLNAKKEWRNILISTGESSIANMADEKAGVSARVVTLQDPPYPDNFDFTTLDKSFRENYGTLGLAFIKQYESKKDVYKKAFESYQRYFNQKGSNEIMQRLGRAFALLQVTGEVLNDIDGFEHDHFKIIEQAYDSMVKNNKTIDKPKQLLEELLQYLDANRNNIAGDGYSSVKNGDIKAIYKRDYLCILGETVKEKLTHELQTITGQWDKKGYLIKGEKDRLQKQVKHQTVKYRGFAIRREVLEELGFDFSNSYNPNSDY
- a CDS encoding pathogenicity island protein, with product MNLETIVNQFETRAGTLLRYYTGLLEHSKVQPCCFKLYNDPFDMAYVMMNSKLFGHVYIKDCKVRQSFELASPKHTEGLIRSIEGHYVGYELHDGKKLSISDMMASHLFEDEYFMYGLQTYAESNNSDVFEYLENGFDTDTLEGIQSSNTDMIANIEMLYQLATGINEPAPELVEGLKLVTEFVQDENAIQEDYKALERKLNDLKASYYSLSK